A window of the Cicer arietinum cultivar CDC Frontier isolate Library 1 chromosome 6, Cicar.CDCFrontier_v2.0, whole genome shotgun sequence genome harbors these coding sequences:
- the LOC101503756 gene encoding mitochondrial import receptor subunit TOM7-1, with the protein MASRVSLKAKGKSSKGSKGTEDRSYVDCMKEWTTWGLRKAKVITHYGFIPMIILIGMNSDPKPQLSQLLSPV; encoded by the coding sequence ATGGCGTCGAGGGTTTCTCTAAAGGCGAAAGGAAAGAGCTCAAAGGGATCGAAAGGAACAGAGGATCGATCATATGTGGATTGCATGAAAGAGTGGACAACATGGGGTTTGAGAAAAGCTAAGGTTATCACCCATTACGGTTTCATCCCTATGATCATCTTAATCGGTATGAATTCTGATCCAAAACCACAACTTTCTCAGCTCCTCAGCCCCGTTTGA